In the Canis lupus dingo isolate Sandy chromosome 28, ASM325472v2, whole genome shotgun sequence genome, TACCTCAAAGTAAGCAGGAGATGGGCCTCACCTTGGCTCTTCTCAAGGTCAACATAATGTGTAGAAACCACATCCCCCCATAGAAACCTTCAGCATGCAAGCAGTATCCTCTTTATTCCCACACAACAATAAAAGGTCTTTATCATCAATGACACGCTATTGCCAAATAGACAGGGTGCAGGTGGCAGTTGAAAGGATTCTTAGGTTTTGAAATTTCCCTAGCGCCTGTTGGGTGTGGGTGAGGGGCTGGTTCTCGTGAAAGAACAGTGAGCTTCTGAGTCCCCCTTTGAGGTCACCTCTTCTTGGGAGGCTGTCTGCGTCAGCTTTTTGCATACTTTGCTGAGGACAGTGGCTCTAAATAAATCTTCCCGTTGCATGACGTATTTGACCTCTGCCTACAGCCACGTGTCACCAGAAGTCTGGGGTCCTCTGTCAGGGGTCTTCTATGGGCCAAACAGCTACCACCTGGAAGAGAAACCACCCTAACCAGCTATAGGCAGATGGCTCAGCTAAACAGAGAGGCTACTACAAACATAACATCCCGTTTTTAAAACtagtaggaaggaaagaaagagtattCCCTTACCTGGGTTAGAAAAATCCAGATATTTGGGCAGCAGCCCTTCACGTTGCAAAACTtttggagaaggggcagaaggaagttGTGTGGACCCATCTGCatatattctaaaaaacaaaagtcatagacttactcctttttttaatagaaagaaagaagaaaaaaaagaaagaaaaatataatctatGTAGGTCCTGTGTGTGCACAGCAGGTTTCTTTCTAATCCTGACAATTTATCCTAAACTTAAAGCATTATCACATCTTCCTTTCACAGAAGGGAAAACAGGCCAAAGAGTTGCCGTCCGTGGTGCTATACGCCATCCTCAGCGCCTTCAGGCCTTAGGACTGAGGCCCTGTTGGTTTTTTACTCCCGGCCTCTCCCTGCAAACCAGCACAGACTATAGGCAAGTCTTCTGGAGAATGCAggatgggatggggagggaggatggggagggcgGATGGCTGCTTACGGTGACAGGCCTGCAACTACAAACAAGGCCTCTTCTGTGCAACAAATCAACCATAAAGGCAGCCGTAGAGCTGGGATGGGGCGTCTGCAAACCCCCTGGGGCCCAGTATCAGCTCTCGTCCTGGTTCTGGTCTCCCATGGCTGCGCCCTAAGCTGGACTTACTCGTATGACTTCAGGTGTGCACCCCTGGACTGCTCCATGAGGTCCAGGAAGTCCTGGTAGCAGTTTCTGGCCATGACAGAATACCGTGTGGCGCAGCCTAATTCGGTGACCTTGGCTCTCGGGAGGTAGCCAGCCCAGCCAGGGATCGGGGGCTCCTGGAGAggtttctttatgtatttgtgttctgTCAAAAGATACAGTGCTTCCTGAGGCCTTTGGGAAGTCACACAGGGGGTGATGCTCCCCAGTTAGCCGGCACCCCAAGTTACCCCAGGCAAACCCCAGGCCTCTAGATGCCCTGAGAGCAGCAACCATGGGTTGATTGGTTCTGTGCTCTGGGCACGTTGGCAGGGACTTTACAAATACCCTCTGATTTCATGCGCTCACAAACTGTGAGAAGTTGACACCATTATTACCTACACCTTACAGAGCAAGATGGGAAAATTTAAAGAGGTTAAGAGAgtcttggccaaggtcacacggcAAGGAAGTGGTAGGGCCAGGCTTCAAACCTGCATCTGTCTGAGTCTCAAGCTCTTTCTCTTTAACAGACCCTGCTCCTCTTTCAGACTAATAAAAAAAAGCTTCACACATTGCTCTTTCACAGTTTACATAAAGGAAGCAGGAGAAGCTTCTAGGTGGGAAGAAAACACATCACACACAGCACCAGGAATCTGCTTTCAGGTCATGAATGACTCTGGCTGGCTGACCCGGGGCATTGTCACATTTGGGAGATGAAAGACTCCTTCCCGCCCGCCTCCTCCAGCTGCTGTCAGAATAGAATGAGGCCACCGAGTCCCAGAACCTCAGAGCTGGAAGGCGCAGGTAGGGAGCATCTAGTTCATCCTTCCCTGCCCTGGATGAAGGAACGACAACCCAGAGAGGGGAAGCCATGTGCcctaggtcacacagcaaatagtCAGAGTTGGGCTAAATCTCAAACTCTTAGGCAGATGTTCTGTGTTATGGCTCAGAAAACTTTAAAGCCCAACAAACGTGTGAGTTAGCCACCCCAAACAATTACAGGAATAATAATAGAGACAATTCTCTTCCTATACCtttagaccttaaaaaaaaaacaaaaacaacaaacaaaaaacagggacactgggtggctctgGGGTTGAGCATCCACCCTTccctcaggtcgtgaccctggggtcctagactgagtccctcatcgggctccccacagggagcctgcctctccctctgcctatatctctgcctctctcagtgtctctcctgaataaataaataaaatcttaaaaaaacaaacaaaaacaaaatggtccAGGGCAAATCATCCTGTAATTAGCATTATAGAATCACATCATCAGTTGTTTTTGTCATTGGTGTTGTGGCTGTTAGTGGTTGTCATTCAATGCCTGAGGTTCCAGCCGAGGTCTGACCTCAGACAAGGGCCACTACCTCTGCAGACTCAGGacccccatctctaaaatggaaataatggtgcctggcacagagaaagcaACCACAAAGTGCACAGGCCATGGCAGCAGGTGAGGTATGGACGTTCCTGGTGACTTgaggggctgggagtgggagaTGGGGTCTCAGTTTGCAGCACCCTCTTGCCTGACCAGGGCTGTGTCCTCTCCCCCTGGAAATGTTTCTTTCTCATTGCATGAACCCAAGCCTCTGGGACCTGCTGCACACCGCCCAGGGATCTGGACCCTGGAGGGGGGCTGGAGTCTGTGCTCCCTGAGGTGGCTCAGCAGGTCCACCCTGCCTGCACTTGGACCCTGGGAGGAGGGGACTGGTTTCCTGGGGGCCAGTACCCAGACTCAGGGGGTGGTACTGCCGGA is a window encoding:
- the C28H10orf82 gene encoding uncharacterized protein C10orf82 homolog; amino-acid sequence: MESSKTFMRHLPITPGYSGFVPYLSCQQATSKDSMSHCLKIFQENTRRYKNQLEEFRCSVATAQKLQPVCSEETVLRALHQYLRQYHPLSLEHKYIKKPLQEPPIPGWAGYLPRAKVTELGCATRYSVMARNCYQDFLDLMEQSRGAHLKSYEIYADGSTQLPSAPSPKVLQREGLLPKYLDFSNPGGSCLAHRRPLTEDPRLLVTRGCRQRSNTSCNGKIYLEPLSSAKYAKS